A genomic region of Vicia villosa cultivar HV-30 ecotype Madison, WI unplaced genomic scaffold, Vvil1.0 ctg.001311F_1_1, whole genome shotgun sequence contains the following coding sequences:
- the LOC131634528 gene encoding protein TRIGALACTOSYLDIACYLGLYCEROL 4, chloroplastic-like, which translates to MRKLRWVMDGGAFWDLDISTPKTLDGSASPVPGDPLPLGLSRGARLSRPRQLQFTQLFMKAPFLPSFSQPQGFTLQRVLSLPFSDNWFVFLLGQFNFQKFISSVQNSEEKPERVSSWLKTFGSHLKKKSLYALGLCSEFQLTPNDTLLFGLDSYDYTDKPRGKAVLHHKFPHHDLTVEAVYPGLFVDKIGNYWDVPFSMAIDLASLTTSDSSAGYHLSAHYTSGSPKQFESIQNQNDRVPRTLLPGLAFKSVFSCRKNIDIWRSETPKLKWVQPYDIFLSDSHVSASGMIGVAATTYFGENSARAQTDDDGEHSSGLFLQASGIKSSFVADLFGSISFTAQHGNFQRPFLDLSRFQARLDFPSGSKFLSGATSLTQDLLNSQKPNMEALQAICPNATLSLQQQVVGPISFRVDSGIAVDLKNLEFPIQAHEPVFAVEYALQVLGSAKAVAWCCPKRQEFMVELRFYEI; encoded by the exons ATGAGGAAACTAAGATGGGTAATGGATGGAGGAGCATTTTGGGATTTAGACATTTCAACTCCAAAAACACTCGATGGCTCAGCTTCTCCCGTCCCCGGCGACCCTCTCCCTCTGGGTTTATCACGAGGTGCAAGACTTTCCAGACCCAGACAACTCCAATTCACGCAACTTTTCATGAAAGCCCCTTTTCTTCCATCCTTTTCGCAACCTCAAGGTTTCACTCTCCAACGTGTTCTCTCACTCCCCTTTTCCGATAACTG GTTTGTATTTTTACTGGGTCAGTTCAATTTTCAGAAATTCATTTCATCTGTTCAGAACAGCGAGGAAAAACCAGAGCGGGTTTCCTCTTGGTTGAAAACCTTTGGGAGTCACCTAAAGAAGAAGTCTTTGTATGCGTTGGGATTATGTTCAGAGTTCCAGTTAACACCCAATGATACTTTACTTTTCGGCTTAGATTCATATGACTATACCGATAAACCTCGTGGCAAAGCTGTCCTTCATCATAAG TTTCCACATCACGATCTAACAGTGGAAGCAGTTTATCCCGGTCTTTTTGTTGATAAGATTGGTAATTACTGGGATGTACCGTTTTCAATGGCTATTGATCTTGCTTCTTTGACTACCAGTGACTCTTCTGCGGGTTATCATTTGTCTGCGCACTATACTTCCGGATCACCCAAGCAGTTCGAGAGtattcaaaatcaaaatgataGAGTACCGCGGACTCTACTTCCGGGTTTGGCCTTCAAAAGCGTTTTTTCTTGTAGGAAAAACATTGATATCTGGAGAAGTGAAACTCCTAAGTTGAAATGGGTTCAACCATATGACATATTTCTTTCCGATTCGCACGTGTCTGCTTCAGGGATGATTG GTGTTGCTGCAACAACATATTTTGGGGAGAATTCTGCAAGAGCGCAAACAGATGATGATGGAGAGCATTCTTCAGGATTGTTTCTTCAGGCTTCTGGAATAAAGTCTTCTTTTGTCGCAGATTTATTCGGATCCATTTCATTTACAGCCCAACATGGAAACTTCCAAAGGCCTTTTCTAGATCTTTCTCGATTTCAGGCCCGGCTGGATTTTCCTTCTGGCTCCAAATTCCTTTCAGGTGCAACAAGTCTTACACAAGATCTTCTCAATTCTCAAAAGCCCAACATGGAAGCTCTTCAGGCTATTTGCCCCAATGCTACCTTATCTCTTCAGCAGCAGGTTGTTGGTCCCATCAGTTTCAGAGTGGATTCAGGAATCGCGGTTGATCTGAAGAACCTTGAGTTTCCCATACAAGCACATGAACCTGTATTTGCTGTTGAATATGCATTGCAGGTACTTGGTTCAGCAAAAGCAGTTGCTTGGTGCTGTCCTAAACGGCAAGAGTTTATGGTAGAACTTCGATTCTACGAGATATAA
- the LOC131634533 gene encoding choline-phosphate cytidylyltransferase 2-like codes for MQNSIVIMNNHQDCEVGENQKPVRVYTDGIYDLFHFGHARSLEQAKKLFPNTYLLVGCYNDEMDESKIIMTEHERYESLRHCRWVDEVIPDAPWVINQEFIDKHQIDYVAHDSLPYADASGAGNDAYEFVKAIGKFKETKPIEGISTYEIIRRVLNDYNEYVISSLDRG; via the exons ATGCAAAACAGTATAGTGATCATGAACAATCATCAGGACTGTGAAGTTGGCGAAAATCAAAAACCTGTTCGAGTTTACACCGACGGAATTTACGATCTCTTTCACTTCGGTCATGCCCGTTCTCTTGAACAAGCCAAGAAATT GTTTCCAAATACATATCTCCTTGTTGGATGCTACAATGATGAGATGGACGAGAGTAAAATTATTATGACCGAGCACGAACGCTATGAGTCTCTTCGCCACTGCAG GTGGGTTGATGAAGTTATTCCAGATGCGCCATGGGTAATCAATCAGGAGTTCATTGACAAGCATCAAATTGACTATGTGGCTCATGATTCTCTTCC TTATGCTGATGCTAGTGGAGCTGGAAATGATGCCTATGAATTT GTTAAGGCTATTGGAAAATTTAAGGAAACAAAACCTATTGAAGGAATTTCTACTTATGAGATCATAAGGAGAGTTCTAAACGATTATAACGAGTATGTAATAAGCAGTTTAGATCGTGGTTAA